The stretch of DNA TAAGCTTGTGGCGGAGAAGGTTGGCGAGCATTCGGTTGTCATCCGCACTCTGGATATCGGGGGAGACAAGCACCTGGACTATTTTCAGCTTCCGGAGGAACAAAATCCTTTCCTGGGCTACCGGGCCATCCGGATCTGCCTTGACCAGAAAGAGATGTTCAAGACGCAGTTGACGGCAATCCTTCGCGCAAGCGTCCATGGCAATATCAAAATGATGTTTCCGATGATCTCTTCGATTGAAGAGGTAAGAGAAGCCAAGGCCGTGCTCGAGGAAGTAAAACAGGATTTGGACCGCCAGGGAATTCCATACGACCGCAAGCTGCCGGTCGGCATTATGATTGAGGTGCCGGCCGCGGTAATGATCGCCGATTTTTTAGCGGAAGAGGTGGACTTTTTCAGCATTGGAACGAATGATTTGGTGCAGTATGTGCTTGCGGTTGACCGGATGAACGAGCAGATTGCGCATTTATACCATCCGTATCATCCGGCAGTGCTGCGTATGATCCGCACAACCGTGGAATCCGCGAAGGCAGCCGGCATTGGCGTCAGCGTCTGCGGTGAACTGGCCGGCGACGAGCGTTCTCTGCCGCTGTGGCTGGAACTGGGTGTCAACGACCTTAGCATGTCGCCGCAGGCGCTGCTGAGGGTCAAGCACCGGACACTGAATACGACGGCCTCCGAGGCAAGGGAAGTCGCCAAGCAATGCTTCCGGAACCGGGAAATTACGGAGAGCGAGAAGCAGCTCACTCAGTTTCTCGACAAACACATCATTCAGCATGTTATGAAGGGTGATGCTTAACAATTGAAAATATAGATGAATGGGGGGTCCGGCAAGATTGCCGGACTTTTTATTCGGATTCATTCAACCAAGCCGAGGTGTATATAATCGTGAAATCCGGCAACGCCATCAACGGGCAGTCCGTGTTTCTTTTCATAATCTTTTAGCGCTATTTCGGTTGAGCTGTTGAACTTACCATTGCATTCACCATTGTAGAATCCTGCGCTTCGCAAACGGTATTGAATGATTTGAACGTCACCGCCGCTGTCTCCCTTTGCTAAACGTCTGGGATTGGCGCCCAGTTTACCAAGAACATGGCCCCTAAAGCTTATTTTAGTCCCCACCCGTACAAATTCGTATAACTCCTCAACATCATGGTTATGCATTCGTATACAGCCATGACTGGCATTATGGCCTATAGAATAGGGTCTGTTTGTGCCGTGAATACCGTATGTTCCCCATGGTACGTTAAGTCCGATCCACCTGGTTCCAAACCCTTTCCCCCAATTTTTATATTTGTTAATTACGACATACTCGCCCACAGGCGACGGCGTTTCTGGTTTTCCAAGAGCGATGGGATACTTCTTTATAAGCTGATTGTTAGAATACAAGAAAAGTTGGTTCTTTAGAGGGTCAACCATTATAGATATCTTTTCTTGATTTTGAGAAGGATTTGCAGTGGTATTAGGATTTAAAATGATGAACAAATGAATAATTAAAAGCATCTTAGGCATGAACATACTCTAAAAATCCTCCATTCGATCATTTTAATTTGTTGTTTGTAGGTAGTATGCCCTATCCCTGCATGACTAAATGCATTAGGAGGGGCTGCAAAGCAGATTCTCAACTTTATTCGGAAAATAAACAAAACCGTTTGTGCCGCTGCGCAGTCTTTATCAGTAGCATAGAAATAGCAAAGTATCTATATAAAGGGGGGAGGGGATGGACGTGGAGAGCCTGATAAAAGAACAGACCGTCATCCTGTCGGATGAAGAGAGCTTCTTCGGGCTTGTGGCTGAGCACAAAAGAACGTTATATGGCATCGCCCACAGCTATCTCCGCAGTGAGGCGGATGCGCTTGAAATGGTGCAGGAGGCGACCTGCCGGGCTTGGATCAAACGCAGAAGCCTGAAGGATGAGGGGCGGTTCACCCCATGGCTTATCCGAATTCTAATCAACTGCTGCAACGATGAACTGAAGCGCAGAAAGCGGGTGATTCCCTCCGAAATCCAGGGCGGGGAGTCCGGGGTGATTGAAATGACGAGTGACCG from Paenibacillus sophorae encodes:
- a CDS encoding L,D-transpeptidase family protein produces the protein MFMPKMLLIIHLFIILNPNTTANPSQNQEKISIMVDPLKNQLFLYSNNQLIKKYPIALGKPETPSPVGEYVVINKYKNWGKGFGTRWIGLNVPWGTYGIHGTNRPYSIGHNASHGCIRMHNHDVEELYEFVRVGTKISFRGHVLGKLGANPRRLAKGDSGGDVQIIQYRLRSAGFYNGECNGKFNSSTEIALKDYEKKHGLPVDGVAGFHDYIHLGLVE
- a CDS encoding sigma-70 family RNA polymerase sigma factor encodes the protein MDVESLIKEQTVILSDEESFFGLVAEHKRTLYGIAHSYLRSEADALEMVQEATCRAWIKRRSLKDEGRFTPWLIRILINCCNDELKRRKRVIPSEIQGGESGVIEMTSDRKLDMERALDAVKPKYRQVLVLKYYRDMTLAEIAAVLERPEGTVKTWLNKGLKQLRDKMKGKGDDRYV